Proteins from a genomic interval of Amycolatopsis sp. cg13:
- a CDS encoding response regulator, protein MIRTLIVDDDFRVAGVHAGFVSEVPGFTVAGVAHTAAEARARVRELAPDLVLLDVYLPDEPGLSVLPDLKTDTIVLSAATDAASIAAAIRAGALNYLIKPFTTRQLSERLTSYARYRSLVATERPLSQDDVDRAFRALHDQDRAATPKGQSSATARLVSERLRGSPTPLSAAEVARELGMARATAQRYLTALAESGAVEMRLRYGATGRPEHEYGWIG, encoded by the coding sequence ATGATCCGCACCCTGATCGTGGACGACGATTTCCGCGTCGCCGGCGTGCACGCGGGATTCGTGTCGGAGGTACCGGGATTCACCGTCGCCGGGGTCGCGCACACCGCCGCCGAGGCCCGCGCCCGCGTCCGGGAACTGGCCCCGGACCTGGTGCTGCTGGACGTTTATCTGCCGGACGAGCCCGGCCTTTCCGTCCTGCCCGACCTGAAAACGGACACCATCGTGCTGTCCGCCGCCACCGACGCCGCGTCCATCGCCGCCGCGATCCGCGCGGGCGCGCTGAACTACCTGATCAAGCCGTTCACGACGCGGCAATTGTCGGAACGGCTCACCTCGTACGCCCGCTATCGCAGCCTGGTCGCGACCGAACGCCCGCTGTCCCAAGACGACGTAGACCGGGCATTCCGCGCTCTGCACGACCAGGACCGCGCGGCGACGCCGAAGGGTCAGTCAAGCGCGACGGCACGCCTGGTGTCGGAGCGGCTGCGCGGTTCGCCGACGCCACTGTCGGCTGCCGAAGTGGCCCGCGAACTGGGCATGGCCCGCGCCACCGCGCAGCGCTACCTCACCGCGCTGGCGGAGTCCGGAGCAGTGGAAATGCGGCTTCGCTACGGCGCGACCGGGCGGCCGGAACACGAATACGGCTGGATCGGCTGA
- a CDS encoding SDR family NAD(P)-dependent oxidoreductase — protein MKDFSNKVAVITGAGSGIGRALALELALHGALLELSDVDAEGLDGTVREVRERGAEVRGHSLDVADRAAVLAHAEDVKQEHGRVNLVVNNAGVALGATVEDMTFEDFDWLLGVNLGGVVNGTKAFLPHLIDSGDGYVVNISSVFGFVGVPTQSAYNAAKFAVRGFTESLREEMLAARHPVGVSCVHPGGIKTNIARNARGGTGGDQAKAAAGFDKIALTTPKKAAETILRGVRRRSARILIGPDAYVIDAIPRVLGSAYQRPLAVLARQGLKRVDRNG, from the coding sequence ATGAAGGACTTCTCGAACAAAGTCGCAGTGATCACCGGGGCGGGCTCGGGCATCGGCCGGGCGCTCGCGCTTGAACTCGCGTTGCACGGCGCGCTCCTCGAACTGTCCGATGTTGACGCCGAGGGGCTCGACGGCACTGTGCGCGAAGTCCGCGAACGCGGCGCCGAGGTGCGGGGCCATTCGCTTGACGTCGCCGACCGGGCGGCGGTGCTCGCGCACGCCGAGGACGTAAAGCAGGAGCACGGGCGGGTCAACCTCGTCGTCAACAACGCGGGAGTGGCGCTAGGGGCGACCGTCGAGGACATGACGTTCGAGGATTTCGACTGGCTGCTCGGCGTCAACCTGGGCGGCGTCGTGAACGGGACGAAGGCATTCCTGCCGCACCTCATCGACTCCGGCGACGGCTACGTCGTCAATATCTCCAGCGTGTTCGGATTCGTCGGAGTGCCTACGCAGAGTGCATACAACGCGGCGAAGTTCGCCGTTCGTGGATTCACCGAGTCGCTGCGCGAAGAAATGCTCGCGGCGCGGCATCCGGTCGGCGTCAGCTGCGTGCACCCGGGCGGGATCAAGACCAACATCGCCCGCAACGCCCGCGGCGGAACCGGCGGCGATCAGGCCAAGGCGGCGGCCGGATTCGACAAAATCGCCCTCACCACACCGAAGAAAGCGGCCGAGACGATCCTGCGCGGCGTGCGCAGGCGGTCCGCGCGGATCCTCATTGGACCGGACGCGTACGTGATCGACGCCATCCCGCGCGTGCTCGGTTCGGCATACCAGCGTCCGCTCGCGGTTTTGGCACGCCAAGGGCTCAAACGCGTCGACCGGAACGGATAA
- a CDS encoding serine protease encodes MRRTVIGLFALLSASGTIVACAERAADEPTVASPTPAKPIHASIGALFVDGSHYCTASVVHSPRGDELLTAAHCIHDGEGGGYLANVTFAPGFHDGVAPYGYWQVGGELVAQGWIDSSDPNLDVGFATARQEGSPEPLEAVTGANQLGTNGPFARPVTVAGYPDGVDEVATCETHTQQQDEHQIRVDCPGFATGTSGSPLVADPSPETKTGTVVGVIGGYEAGGYTDDVSYSSYFDDQITDLYNRATTMP; translated from the coding sequence ATGCGGCGCACGGTGATCGGGCTGTTCGCACTATTGAGTGCGAGCGGGACCATCGTGGCATGCGCTGAGCGCGCGGCAGACGAACCGACGGTCGCCTCGCCGACCCCGGCGAAGCCGATCCACGCGTCGATCGGCGCGTTGTTCGTCGACGGCTCGCATTACTGCACCGCGAGCGTCGTGCACAGCCCGCGCGGAGACGAACTGCTCACCGCAGCACACTGCATCCACGACGGCGAAGGCGGCGGCTACCTGGCCAACGTCACCTTCGCCCCCGGCTTCCACGACGGCGTCGCGCCTTACGGGTATTGGCAAGTCGGCGGCGAACTCGTCGCTCAGGGATGGATCGATTCGTCTGATCCAAACCTGGATGTCGGCTTCGCGACCGCCCGCCAAGAAGGCTCCCCCGAACCCCTCGAAGCGGTAACCGGAGCCAACCAACTAGGCACGAACGGCCCCTTCGCGCGCCCAGTGACCGTGGCCGGCTACCCCGACGGCGTCGACGAGGTCGCGACCTGCGAAACCCACACGCAGCAGCAAGACGAACACCAGATCCGCGTCGACTGCCCCGGCTTCGCAACCGGCACCAGCGGCAGCCCACTGGTAGCGGACCCGTCCCCCGAGACGAAAACGGGCACCGTAGTAGGCGTGATCGGCGGCTACGAAGCAGGCGGGTACACGGACGACGTGTCGTACTCGAGCTATTTCGACGACCAGATCACCGATCTCTACAACCGGGCGACCACCATGCCGTGA
- a CDS encoding RNA-binding S4 domain-containing protein — protein MSTRDVPITGEPIRLGQFLKLADLADNGSHAKDLIDAEEVTVNGEVETRRGRQLADGDVISVGNENARVSLEH, from the coding sequence ATGAGCACGCGCGACGTCCCGATCACCGGAGAACCGATCCGGCTGGGCCAATTCCTGAAACTGGCCGACCTCGCGGACAACGGCTCGCACGCGAAAGACCTGATCGACGCAGAAGAAGTCACGGTGAACGGCGAGGTAGAAACCCGCCGAGGCCGCCAACTGGCGGACGGCGATGTGATCAGCGTCGGCAACGAGAACGCCCGCGTCTCCCTGGAGCACTGA
- a CDS encoding Ldh family oxidoreductase, whose product MPLRPRAPRLSRPVPEVPADTPIPEQAWQRVPADELVTLVSVVLMAQGFPEDRARPAAEALCHGDLTGAPETGVGELTRVHLPAIESGFVSPGAQPLLIADRGAAALVDYRRASGLWAVGDAMDRAVQRAGRFGVGLLSLRGVGPFGRVGHHAARALPHGMIGIVMAAGGYADQPVHPLGMAAPAGAYPEFVFDVDLADAARDPRFAGFALMVDVLAGVLSGVADHEHDTGLLVLAIAPTTLRSADGFYRAASAVFGSMLGWEGGAPVRYPGWREAQYLEQCRALGVPLAGAVRRQLDSLALKVGLPPLTTVG is encoded by the coding sequence GTGCCCCTCAGACCGCGTGCCCCCCGGCTCAGCCGCCCCGTCCCGGAAGTTCCCGCCGACACCCCGATTCCCGAGCAGGCCTGGCAGCGCGTCCCCGCCGACGAACTGGTCACGCTCGTTTCCGTTGTCCTGATGGCACAAGGCTTTCCCGAGGATCGTGCGCGTCCTGCCGCGGAGGCGTTGTGCCACGGTGATCTCACTGGCGCGCCGGAGACTGGCGTCGGGGAGTTGACCCGGGTGCATCTGCCTGCGATCGAGAGCGGATTCGTCAGTCCTGGTGCTCAGCCGTTGCTGATCGCGGATCGCGGGGCTGCGGCGCTTGTCGACTATCGGCGTGCGTCGGGGCTTTGGGCGGTTGGTGATGCGATGGATCGGGCCGTGCAGCGGGCTGGGCGGTTTGGGGTCGGGCTGCTGTCGTTGCGTGGCGTTGGGCCGTTTGGGCGGGTTGGGCATCATGCGGCGCGGGCTTTGCCGCACGGGATGATCGGGATTGTCATGGCTGCCGGGGGGTATGCCGATCAACCCGTGCATCCGTTGGGGATGGCTGCTCCGGCTGGGGCTTATCCGGAGTTCGTTTTTGACGTTGACCTTGCTGATGCTGCTCGTGATCCGCGGTTTGCCGGGTTTGCGTTGATGGTTGATGTGCTGGCCGGGGTGTTGTCCGGGGTTGCTGATCATGAGCATGACACTGGGTTGTTGGTGCTTGCTATTGCGCCTACTACGTTGCGTAGTGCTGATGGGTTTTATCGGGCTGCCAGTGCGGTGTTTGGGAGCATGCTCGGGTGGGAGGGTGGAGCGCCGGTTCGGTATCCCGGGTGGCGGGAGGCTCAGTATTTGGAGCAGTGCCGGGCGTTGGGGGTGCCGTTGGCTGGGGCGGTGCGGAGGCAGTTGGATTCGTTGGCGTTGAAGGTTGGGTTGCCGCCGTTGACTACTGTCGGGTGA
- a CDS encoding DUF2277 domain-containing protein produces the protein MCRNITTLRGLQPAATTDEIEAAARQYVRKVTGVQSLSDATREPFEAAVAEIAEITARLLEELPQRRQPPATVPPLRRPEVQARIALREAKKA, from the coding sequence ATGTGCCGAAACATCACGACGCTCCGCGGCCTGCAGCCCGCCGCCACCACGGACGAGATCGAAGCCGCGGCACGCCAGTACGTGCGCAAAGTGACCGGGGTGCAGTCCCTTTCGGACGCGACGCGCGAACCGTTCGAAGCGGCGGTCGCCGAAATCGCCGAAATCACCGCGCGGCTGCTGGAAGAACTCCCGCAGCGCCGCCAGCCGCCGGCGACCGTGCCGCCGCTGCGCCGTCCGGAGGTCCAGGCGAGGATCGCCCTGCGCGAGGCCAAGAAAGCCTGA
- a CDS encoding KTSC domain-containing protein — protein sequence MRRVPVESSVIRDVGYDAAKSVLEIGFRNGSVYRYHLVPARVHRALMAADSPGRYLNREIKPRFPGQAVE from the coding sequence GTGCGCCGGGTTCCCGTGGAGTCTTCTGTCATTCGCGACGTCGGCTACGACGCCGCGAAGTCGGTGCTGGAAATCGGGTTCCGCAACGGCAGCGTCTACCGCTACCACCTCGTGCCCGCGCGGGTGCATCGCGCGCTGATGGCCGCCGACAGCCCGGGGCGCTACCTCAACCGGGAGATCAAGCCGAGGTTTCCTGGGCAAGCCGTGGAGTGA
- a CDS encoding MarR family winged helix-turn-helix transcriptional regulator codes for MSDDQDVRWLDPAEQHAWRAYIVASLRLRQRLHRELTESHGISLADYEVLVCLNLAPDRCTRMTELAALLGSTKSRLSHQIGKLEAAGLVARRPDPEDKRGVLTQLTDAGQRVLDNAAPTHVRGAREHLIDLLTPDEQTAVATAFTRVLEHLDDVEGRRDTLT; via the coding sequence ATGAGCGATGACCAGGACGTGCGCTGGCTCGACCCGGCCGAACAGCACGCCTGGCGGGCCTACATCGTCGCGTCGCTGCGGCTGCGCCAGCGGCTGCACCGCGAACTGACCGAAAGCCACGGCATCTCGCTCGCCGACTACGAGGTACTGGTGTGCCTCAACCTGGCCCCGGACCGGTGCACGCGGATGACGGAACTGGCCGCGCTGCTCGGCTCGACGAAGAGCAGGCTGTCGCACCAGATCGGCAAACTGGAGGCGGCCGGGCTGGTCGCGCGCCGCCCGGACCCGGAAGACAAACGAGGCGTGCTGACCCAGCTGACCGACGCCGGCCAGCGCGTACTGGACAACGCCGCGCCGACGCACGTGCGCGGCGCCCGTGAGCACCTGATCGACCTGCTGACGCCGGACGAGCAGACCGCGGTGGCCACGGCGTTCACCCGGGTCCTCGAACACCTGGACGACGTCGAAGGACGGCGCGATACCCTGACCTAG